In Palaemon carinicauda isolate YSFRI2023 chromosome 1, ASM3689809v2, whole genome shotgun sequence, the genomic stretch GAAGTGTCAGGATCGCGAGCAAGTGCGGACCCAGCATCTTCCGTGTCTTCCACCTCCAGCGGAAGATCTATACCCTTTCCAGAAGGGTTTCGGGACCCACCGAATAGGTTTGCGAACGTCCTGGCCTGCCTCCGCATCCTTGGGAACATATTCCTCCGTCTCAGAGGTTGTCTCCTATGCCGACTATTCAACCTTCTAGGGTTTCCCCTAGGCATCCCCAAGGTGAACCTAGCGACTCAGAGCTTCCTTCAAGGACATCGACCTTCATGGCCTATATCCAGAGGATGGTGAATTTGGATCCTGCGGTTCCACAACCAACGACTGTCTCAGTCAGGGAGCCCCCTTGGATAACTATGGAACCCTTGTCGAGTTCGTTGATTGAGGGTCAGGACCCTAGATGGAAGTCGATATCCGAGAAAGCTCGCAAATCACCTCCACCACAATCGCCAGCTCGTATTtggctcattttctttttattccagtaAAGGCAAAAGAGTTCATTACGAGGAAACAGAGGAGACAGAGGAGAAGCGTGACCCCTCCCCCCCGCTGATATCCTCCATCCTTGGACGAGTAGGGACTTAGGCTCGCCCAGGCAAATCAATATCCATCCCTTTAACCCTCAGGATATCGAGGTACTGCCTCTGGTCCAGCGTCTGGCTGCTGTTCCTCTTTCAGAGGGAAAGCCTTCTGCTCAGAAGGCCACAGTCTCGTCCAAGTCCCGAATGACCTCGCACGTTGCCCTCTTTAGAACGAGGAGGATCatactgtgagaagggagccaaaagaCTAAGACGAAGCTGAAGAACACCGCATCAAGGGCAGCTAGGGAGGCCGAGGCACAGCTGCATTCCGCGGTGGCGGGCCCATCCACTTCTtcagttgacgaccctgacctactcCAGGCTCTGGACGTGAGCCTGGAGGTGGACGACCCCTTAGACTCAGAGGATGAATATCTTCCAAAGCCGGCCAGTCTGAACTATCACTCCAAACGAGAGGAAAGAATCGGAACATACCTTTTGGAAGGTCCTTGCCTGCATGATGGCCATTAACAGGCTATCGATTCCTGGTTTCACCATCCAGGATGGGAAGGAAATGGTTCTTTACACTCTCtttgagacccagaagccttccaggtccagtgcagctttgccctggtccaaagGCCTAATGGCTGCTAAAAGGAAAGCTATCTCctagatagctggaacttctagttccttgagggtgGGTTTATCCTCTCGGTCTCTGCTACTTCCTTTTGTTACAAAGGAGGTACTGCGAGATCGAAGGTGAACCACACTCCACCATGACCCTTGACCCTTCGATAGTCTGTCTTATGAAGGGCGTTCTCACTCAGACCCTCTCCTCTCTGTCAGCCTCACTTTCGGCACTTGAACTCCTAAACAAAGAGAGGCGCGAAGTATGCCttgcaggctgcttcatggcttTATCTATGGTTGGGATCTCTTGGCTTCACGGTTTGCTCCCACGTCTTGTCaaaggagtcggccaggaagactGAGTCCTTCCTATTGTTAGGTGCTCGGACTCTTGAGTTCCTTTTGCACCACgttgtcaacctgtgggcgaaTGCCATACTCAAGAGGAGGGACACCATCGTAGGACGGTTCCACAAACAGGTGCCGTAAGTGGAGATCTCTTGGTTGAGGAACTCCACTCTCgagggttcttctctctttgttCCTGAGGACatagagagggctgctgagagatggaggaaatcatcaaacgattctctcctccataggggcATGACATCTCGGTCCTATgatagaccttcccagtcttctcgGCCTCAGCAAGCTCCTTCTACCCAGTCAACTGCTAGGTCCTCGGGACCTGTTAGGGTGTCTAAGCAGCCCCTTCAACCCAAGGGACAGAAGGGCAACAAGTCCTTCAAAGGAAGGAAGGGAGGTAAGGTAATGGCATTCCTCACCACCTACCACCTGTGGTGGATGCCTACAGctccgctggcagaggtggcatcTTCACAGGAGAGAACCCTGAACGGTCGAGGTGATCGCCCTAGGGTATCGTGTcccattcattcaatctctccctcctctaactcgggatccagtgcatctcAGCTTCTATGCGAAGgtatccgcaaaggagctggccctcagggccgaagtccagaccatgctgcagaagggtccTCTCCAAGAAATAGTGGACGGGTCTCCAGACTTTGTCAGATCTTTCTGGTGAAAATGACGACAGGCTGGAGACCAGCCATCTTTCGCCTCTGAACAAGCCTGTCCGACAGACCcggttcagaatggagacagcagacacggtcattcaagcTGTACGTACcggggacttcatgtgcacactggatctgaagttcgcttacttccagatcccagtacatccgtcttcaaggaagtacttgcaGTTCGTTCACGAAGGAAAGAGTTACCAGTTCAAGGTCCTTTGTTTCGGTCTGGCGACAGCCCTTCAGGTGTTTACCAGAGTGTTCGCCctggtgtcatcttgggctcacaataAACAGAATCCATcttctcagatatctagacaacagGCTGGTCCTAGCAGACTTGGAGGCGACTGTTCTGCGTCACAGAGACAGTTTTGTCAGGACCTCGGGGTCCTGATAAATCGTGAGAAGTCCTCACTGCAACCTTCACAGAGACTCGTATACAGTACATTGGAATAGACACCGTCCTAAACAAGgtcttcccatcagatgaaagAGTAAGGTTGCAGGAAGCGGCTGCTCCCTTCTCCAGGAAAGTTCTACCGGCCTCCTGTTGGCAGAGTCTGATAGGCCATCTAACCTCTCTCTCatccgtctggttccaaacggccgtctaaGGATAAGATCCTtgcaatggcagctgaagtccaTGTGGAGTCAGCACTCCCACCCACCAGACACCCAAGTTCCGATAACTCGGGAACAGGTGACGGATATGAGTTGGTGGTTGGCAGACGAAAACCTTAGGATAGGCCGGACCCTTCTCGTCCCTAAtccagatttgatgctcttcacagatgcctcaaaagaagggtaggGAGCTCACCTGGTGCACCATacgatctccggcctttggtcagaatcaggaatgtaccagcacataaatctgttAGAGATGAGGGTAGCCTACCTAgttcttcatcagttccaacagttgctggcaggttgctcagtggtgttgatgagcgacaacaccacagcagtggcttacataaacaaacagtaccttttcgcagcctctatgccatcttctAGTAAAGATCCTCAGTTGGTCAGAACATTCGGTGGTTCTATCGGCTCGCTTTATTCCCGGAAAGAGGAATGTACGTGCGGACAATCTGAACAGAGCGACTCAGATGGTTGGCCCCGAATGGTGTTTGAATCTCCAGATGGTctgcaaagtcctgactttgtggggttcccccgactgtagacctgttcgcaacatctcttaACTGtaaacttccgctgtactgttctccagtcccggaccctcaggctctctggcaagatccatttcaacaacggtgggacaatatcgCCGTGTACGCCTTTCCTCCATTTTGTCTagtgagaagactgctcaacaagaccagagcatccaaagatctatGGTTTCATGCATTGGTTCCTAGACCTCCTGCAACTTCTTGTAGATCATCCacgagaactccctccacggccaGATCTGCTCAAACAGCCACACacaaacatcttccacaagaccgtgaAGTCACTTCGTTTTCACGCGTGAAGACTATCTAGCgtctccccactcagaaaggcttttcacgacaagttgtGGACCGAACGTCCGGACATTTGCGTAGGTCCTCAACTTGGTCTACAAGGCCAAGTGGAGTCttctgtggtcggtgtcgtggaaaGCATACCTCTCCACTCGAAGCCACTATACCAGTCATAGCGGAGTTTcatgtataccttcgggaggaaaagctccttttaGTATCGGCtattaaaggctatcgctcagccttgaccCTCGCCTTCTGGCTGAAAGGAgtcgacatttcctcttcgttagagctttctctactcatacggagttatgagatcacttgccccaagtcagagatcaggcctcctccatggaacgtggttcgtgtacTGAGGTCCCTATAAAGGCCCCCATACGAActattacgccatgcaactgaccgaaatctcATGTGAAGACTGTTTTCCTGCTcactttagcctcggcaaagagagtcggtgaacttcatggcctctccaaatttgcccattcaaggggaagggggggggagtgaTGCTCAGCTTTGTCCCAGAGTTCATTGCTTAGACTCAAATTCGGGGGATACTGGAccttagattcgggccctttcagattaagTGTCTTTGGTCTGTAACCAACAACCATgatcagttgttactttgcccagtgaggagtttgataatatcttaaacgcactgcaacAACACGGCCGAGACTAACATCATCGTTTGTTAGTTCCTGtaaagtaaagaggaggatcacgaagaacacaGTGTCCTGGAGACGCCAGGTGATCGAAGAGCCCTGGCTCCAGATCCTCCTCAAGCTCGccgacctagagctcatgacgtcGGGGGAATTAGTACTTGACTGGCTTTCAAACACAACTTTAACGTTTCGCAGTGCCTCCAGGCTGGTGTGTGGATAAGACAACCACATTCACAGCACATTACCtcaaagatgtgacccacaggaggctcaatactttgactatcggtcctgtggtggctgctcaacaggtAGTTTAgcatacctcaggctccttattgaacaagtagcagttggttgaaggtattggttacccaggttaagactgggatgaatgagaagaatgtctggctttccttcctTTATCTTCCCCTCCCCTGGGGTACAGCTCCATGGGTCCCTCCGCAatctggcttcaacctctgcaggtaattatcacatCCCTTGTTTAGCTTAgtataagttttatttatattgtCCATGTCCCCATTGCTTCTGCAAGGGAACAATGGGTAAGTCTGGTTGTTTTTTCTCAGACATTTTCATACAAATAACCTCTATTTTACTAATTTGCACAGTCCGCGAACATACTCGCTTTgtatatttcagcgaggtgtcaaagttttccctagatcACATATACTGTAATAGGCaaaaccgggtcaatgtccatgccagatctaggacttccacccacctaagagcgagtcatccacataaataacaggTTTGTTAGTAGGggactggagttatttatataaattggcctgccatcacctatcccccagaagccctgcctgcaataaaaagtgatgtGTCAccctgctgtgagagtatatatagaggtggctgggtacctcCCAGCCATCCCCTGCCTACCCACTaggtggttaggcagggttgccacctcgtacTTAacagtctaatggctacctccagctgccacAGAAAGAATAtctacataaataactccaggtttgtgatagagaaaatataaatcatctccaaatttgtcatattttggctATATTGTCTAGCACTGGGACCTTTGAGGCCATACCCAAGTGCATCCAGGATAGATAAAAGAAGAGATTGGACAGGAAGATGGAAGCAAGactggaggtaaagtagaaggttaTAAAAGCAAGTACTGCGGGGGAACGAATGCTGCAAAAACCCTAATTGATGCCTACATTGCACCACTGGGGTGCTTTGATTACACTACCGTTATGAGGCATCTCACCATTGAGCATTCTTCAGCCTAAATGCTATAAATCAGTATCATACAAAATAATCTCTTCAACATCAAAAGCAATCTTGTACCTATTAATTAGCCAGTAACATTATTCTTAAAATTTCCCTTTAACATTCAAGGTAATTTAAAGTCGCACAGtatcttgaatttttttattttatgataaaagtCACACCATCTTGCAATTTGTGTGCTAAACCCAAAAATAATTATGGTCAGTGCACACAGATTGAACCCATATCTATCATCCAGTGTCTACATGTTCAAAATCATTCTTAACATAACAAAAGATTTGTCTCACTTCATTTGCAATACTGTCAGGTGATGGATTTATTTAAAGTAATgccaaaattaaaattttaaaatacatgAACTTCAAAATATTGTTCTCACTATGTCATGTCATGAAAACCTCAAATGATTCACATTAGTGTATAAAGAAAACCTAAAAGAATCTCACAAATATACAAATTCCTAAATATAACAACTGTATACCAGATACAGTAATACTCTAAACATAAAAGGGAATAGAAAAGTATAAAGAACATTTTACTTTGCAGGAGTAAGCAATAAGGGACAAGCCAAAcactttataaaaagaaaacatgtTTTGAAGGTTCTGAAAATTAacagaggaaaaaaataaactttacttaTATCGCAAATAAAAAATCAAGTTTAATAAAAATCATTTGGGATTTCCAACCACAGACGAAGGAAGCATTTCTCCTCTTGAAATGTAAGATTCCACATGACTAATAAgtctaaattgaaaaatataaaattttaccttGGACTAAATTAAATTCTTCACACAACTTTCACTTGATGACAAGGAACATCGTATTTTTCAGGATAAATGGTACCGAGTACACAAAAAGCCTCAACTCTTgtggaaaaaaaaagcaaataaatatctctgctttgaaaacaatggcctaCTTTAATCACAattctcaaaagaaaattattcctaatacAAAAATTGTGTAAATACTATATACTAATATAGAGCACACCAACAATATAAACTTTATCACAGATAAACCAACTGTGTGAGGAACACTAAAATCCATTGTCATTGTTATTTCAGGCCACATTAACCATTTTAACAAACCCTCTTAAGGATACGCAAGACTGGTATGTTATTGCATTATTTGCTGGCTTTTTAAACAGCCCCTCTAAGGCTGGAAAAACATAACAGCACAATGCAATTCTTTGATTAAGGACAAGATTTAAGATTCATTCTTCAATGTAGCTTAGTAATATCATAAGTATCTGCTCAATCCCTTGTACAATGCATATTTTCAATAATAGTTTTAACCTTTTGACATAGGGAGCATAAACAGAAAGCCCCTTTTTATCTAGGAAAGGAAATATCTAAAATTGAAGAGCATAGGGAATACGGTGCATATACTATGACATGTATCCATAATGAATCCAAAAAGACAACACTGAATACACAATTTGCAAATGTAGTGTCATTCTTAGCACGGCATCATCACACCACTTAGATTCAAGACATCCAAAGCACCTGCTGCACTCCTTATATTGCTGCTGAATAGGAGTCTTTAATTTCCTGAATATCACTGCTGCCATGGACAACTTGAGACTGGCACCCATTAATTCTCACTGCTTCAAATAATCCTCAAGCCTTCACACTTTGGTCAAAAGAATTTCTGCAcagcagtaaaataaaaataatggtcaTTGTGGTAAATGATTTTAGAAATCTGATACTAAAATTTTTGACAttggtaatgaaaaaattaagatatggTTTTCAAACCTTTTTAAATCCTGATAACTTTACTGTCCCAGTTTACCTTTAACCAGCTAAGGCAAACTCGCTGTGCCACATAGGACCAAATTCACGAATCCGGTTGAATTACTTGGTCACACTACTGTCTACCATTTCTGGATTAAACTGAAATCACCAGCACATAGCCAAATTCCCTTGACCTTTAGAGTAAAGATTTCTAGAAAACATGGGAAGCCTGATGCAAGGAATGCGAATCCCAATCACGACGTGACAGTCACAAGCTGGGAGGGTCACTTACATTATAATGCCACTTGGAGGTGATGTCATTCATCACCATATCAACAATGGCTACAAATGCCTTTACTCAAATGTAAagatagatctgtatatatatatcagtgtatatacatgtatactgtacacatGCTTATCTATTAAATCTATGTACAATAAGCTGGATATTCCTACTGCAGCTATATACATTAAGGATCAGTGATGGTCAACAAATTGTGACAGTCGAGGATGTAAGACTGCTTTATATGAAAGGCCATGTCTTCGAAGTGCTGCAGCAGCTAGGCACTGTAGCGATGTGTGCTGTAAAGGGTTAATTAATTGATGAATCCTTTGTCCACGTGAAGCCCGGAGAGTACCAAAACTTTGACCCGATTTATTAAGAGTATCTAAATGAGCACCGGCAAGGAGAAGAGCATTCAATATTTCCCTACGACACTGTTTATTACCTGCAAGGGTATGGAGAGGCGTATTACCCTGATGATCTGTCGTGCATGGATTCGCACCAACTTCCAGCAAAAGATTTACAACTTCCATACTAGGAAAAGTGCAAATAGGAAATCTGCCGACTGTTGCAGAAGAATCTCTTGAACAAGCTAAATGTAAAGGTGTTACTCCTCCTGACCCTCTAGGATTCAGTTGAACTAGTTCATACACAGCTTTTCTCATTGTATATCGCTGAAGAGCAGATAAACCTGGACCTAATTTCGTTAGCAAACATACTAAATGCATTGTTATAACTAAAGTACGATGGAAGTAAGTGGTATCTCTCTCACCTCCACTGGCTAATATACTACCACATCCATTGACTTTATTCAGCTGAGACATTCCAATTTCAACTTCTCTCATACATTTTTCAAAAACACGCATCATATCACAGAAATTTACCACTGGTACCCTTCTGCCACGATTCTTGGCTTCACtcatcataaaagaaaataattctgcAAATGATACAAAGGAACTCTGTGTCATTGGACTCAATGGTTCTAGAATTTTCTGCTGCATATCTAGAGCATACATCCAAAGCGTTATACATCTATCAAAATTACCAGTATCTGCATATACAGCACCTCTGTATCTTATATAGTAACTTGTGTCAGGGTGGGCAGGTCCTAATATTCTTTCTCTTACAAGAAGTGCTTGCATTCTCATTTCATCAGGATCTGAAATTATTTCTTCTAATTGTTGTAATGTCATAACTTCTACTGAATTTTCATATGCAGCAATTGGTGACTGTTGTACTGGTTTAGGATAAATTATTATGCCATTATCatatctgaaaagaaaaacaataattaaaaaacaaCCCATGATGGTaagaaacaaaattttattttcttattttttggagGCAGCTTACTGACTCACAGGTACGcatcaaatataaaattttattaaaactattTACTTTGACGAATCTTACCAGCGAGTCATATAAGCCATGTGACCCAAAGGTATATATAAAACTTTGATTTTTAACAAACTTTTCCTATtagattttacaatatatatatatatatatatatatatatatatatatatatatatatatatatatatatatatatatatatatatatatatatatatatatatatatatatatatatatatatatatatatatatatatatatatatatatatatatatatatatatatatatatatatatatatatatattatatatatatatatatatatatatatatatatatatatatatatatatatatatatatatatatatatatatatatatatatatatatatatatatatatatatatatatatatatatatatatatatatatatatatatatatatatatatatatatatatatatatatatatatatatatatatatatatatatatatatatatatatatatatatatatatatatatatatatatatatatatatatatatatatatatatatatatatatatatatatatgtatatatattttaaacttcaTGCACAACCTTAATCAACTTGGCTAGCAAGACTTTCTGCAGCCTTAGGATTAacacaaaggcagcactaaaactcaaggccaattatacaaactttgtaaccacaatcaagagatttctgtacagcattggaaatagtTAGATCACATGTTCCCCTTCACATGTACCAGTTTTGTGAAAtccaaactgcaaattagggagAAGATTACTGACAGCATAGCTATCTAGACATTTAGCCAAAAGACAtacaaaaactttagacaatacaAGACTTGCAGAAATAGGACAGTAATCAAGAGGGCTAGAGCTACCCCGAACATAATTACCccagagtaacattaccaatttccaaaaagtgaaaaaagaacctcttcttgctaactaatGGAGAAATAACAGACTacttaaaagctaagaaattataataacaatgaaaaaaaaaaaaaaagtgtactcctccataagcatcaaggtccagtaaATTCACAAATtctcagtaatttgtatttttcctaacagtacttacctcga encodes the following:
- the LOC137650061 gene encoding protein fem-1 homolog C-like isoform X2 codes for the protein MTLYGFFGIAIIEQMLLDHRSRSEVARVVSAKTNGATPLVMAAKHGHKNCVEYLVERCDADIEQVGSVVFDGETIDGAPPLWCAAAAGHLDVVAYLLSKGANVNATTKTNSTPLRAACFDGHFDIVKYLVEHKSDIEVANRHGHTCLMIACYKGHFEIAKYLININANVNRKSVKGNTALHDCAESGSLEIMKLLLDHNAKMDVDSYGMTPLLAASVTGHTHIVEYLISRTDLILKKDKIDALELLGATFVDKKRDMLGALRFWKMAMSERYDNGIIIYPKPVQQSPIAAYENSVEVMTLQQLEEIISDPDEMRMQALLVRERILGPAHPDTSYYIRYRGAVYADTGNFDRCITLWMYALDMQQKILEPLSPMTQSSFVSFAELFSFMMSEAKNRGRRVPVVNFCDMMRVFEKCMREVEIGMSQLNKVNGCGSILASGGERDTTYFHRTLVITMHLVCLLTKLGPGLSALQRYTMRKAVYELVQLNPRGSGGVTPLHLACSRDSSATVGRFPICTFPSMEVVNLLLEVGANPCTTDHQGNTPLHTLAGNKQCRREILNALLLAGAHLDTLNKSGQSFGTLRASRGQRIHQLINPLQHTSLQCLAAAALRRHGLSYKAVLHPRLSQFVDHH
- the LOC137650061 gene encoding protein fem-1 homolog C-like isoform X1; this translates as MESKRTYEFADIGSDYAWIIREVMLLDHRSRSEVARVVSAKTNGATPLVMAAKHGHKNCVEYLVERCDADIEQVGSVVFDGETIDGAPPLWCAAAAGHLDVVAYLLSKGANVNATTKTNSTPLRAACFDGHFDIVKYLVEHKSDIEVANRHGHTCLMIACYKGHFEIAKYLININANVNRKSVKGNTALHDCAESGSLEIMKLLLDHNAKMDVDSYGMTPLLAASVTGHTHIVEYLISRTDLILKKDKIDALELLGATFVDKKRDMLGALRFWKMAMSERYDNGIIIYPKPVQQSPIAAYENSVEVMTLQQLEEIISDPDEMRMQALLVRERILGPAHPDTSYYIRYRGAVYADTGNFDRCITLWMYALDMQQKILEPLSPMTQSSFVSFAELFSFMMSEAKNRGRRVPVVNFCDMMRVFEKCMREVEIGMSQLNKVNGCGSILASGGERDTTYFHRTLVITMHLVCLLTKLGPGLSALQRYTMRKAVYELVQLNPRGSGGVTPLHLACSRDSSATVGRFPICTFPSMEVVNLLLEVGANPCTTDHQGNTPLHTLAGNKQCRREILNALLLAGAHLDTLNKSGQSFGTLRASRGQRIHQLINPLQHTSLQCLAAAALRRHGLSYKAVLHPRLSQFVDHH